In a genomic window of [Empedobacter] haloabium:
- a CDS encoding HAD family phosphatase → MRGTKMVDGGRLPGAAPVFWDLDGTLIHSDPVHDASILHACASQGLALAALPPLPAGASGPEVYRALFGGAGDDGLPARYAAWYDATVDYVLAHLASAQPAASAVRFCRWLGSRGVAQTLVSNSHPRIIAAALEQLDLRHRFTHLCSGDEVAHPKPAPDVYLRAAALHGRAPAACVAFEDSANGIRAARAAGMAVIALSADPALHALAGQGFDPADEDAWRALQASWR, encoded by the coding sequence ATGAGGGGGACGAAGATGGTCGATGGCGGCAGGCTGCCCGGGGCGGCGCCGGTATTCTGGGATCTGGATGGAACGCTGATCCACAGCGATCCCGTGCACGACGCGTCGATCCTGCACGCCTGCGCGTCGCAAGGGCTGGCGCTGGCGGCATTGCCGCCGCTGCCCGCCGGTGCCAGCGGTCCGGAAGTGTACCGCGCCCTGTTCGGTGGCGCCGGCGACGATGGCCTGCCGGCGCGGTATGCCGCCTGGTACGATGCGACCGTCGATTACGTGCTGGCACATCTGGCGAGTGCGCAGCCTGCGGCATCGGCCGTGCGCTTCTGCCGCTGGCTGGGCAGCCGGGGCGTGGCGCAGACGCTGGTCTCGAACTCGCACCCGCGCATCATCGCCGCCGCCCTGGAGCAGCTCGACCTGCGCCACCGTTTCACGCACCTGTGCAGCGGCGACGAGGTGGCGCACCCGAAGCCGGCGCCGGACGTCTACCTGCGCGCGGCGGCGCTGCACGGCCGCGCACCGGCCGCCTGCGTCGCTTTCGAGGACAGTGCCAATGGCATCCGCGCGGCGCGCGCCGCCGGCATGGCCGTCATTGCGCTCAGTGCCGATCCGGCCCTGCATGCGCTGGCCGGGCAGGGCTTCGATCCGGCCGACGAGGATGCGTGGCGGGCGTTGCAGGCAAGTTGGCGTTAA
- a CDS encoding DUF5597 domain-containing protein, giving the protein MRRCLATALLLACAIAAAAETPIPALRTTGTERPTQQLIVEGQPYLILGGELYNSSASSLPYLQKLWPQLKAVGLNTLLAPVEWDQIEPVEGTFDFTVLDGMLKQARAHDIRVVLLWFGAWKNSMSTYVPPWVKQDNARFPRARSKTGAPQDILTPFGTATLAADRAAFAALLRHLRQVDTQRTVLMVQVENEIGMLPDARDHGVLADAALRAAVPTALLRYLQAHRATLHPHVRGLWEGQGARQGGTWREVFGTSIEAEEVFQAWHYASFANALAAAGKAEYPLPMFVNVALNRPGKKPGEYPSAGPLPHLFDVWKAAGPAIDILAIDTYFANFTHWARQFKRPDNPLFVPEANRAGRADLGANAFWAIGELDAIGFSPFAIENIRDAGADVLPGAYALLRQLAPHILAAQGQGRMRGFRPDVSYDGVVDTGNAQAALGGYLLDVSFANQWGKTESADYDTRGGLVIQTSADEFLVAGRGITVTFRSPATPAEGVGILQATEGGFVAGRWQPGRWLNGDETHQGRHIRLPGDAFTVQKVRLYKFR; this is encoded by the coding sequence ATGCGGCGCTGCCTCGCCACCGCGCTGCTGCTGGCGTGCGCGATCGCCGCAGCGGCCGAGACGCCGATTCCCGCGCTGCGGACAACGGGAACCGAGCGCCCCACGCAGCAACTGATCGTGGAGGGCCAGCCTTACCTCATCCTGGGCGGCGAGCTGTACAACTCGTCCGCCAGCAGCCTGCCCTACCTGCAGAAGCTTTGGCCCCAGCTGAAAGCCGTCGGCCTGAACACGCTGCTGGCGCCAGTCGAGTGGGACCAGATCGAGCCGGTCGAGGGAACGTTCGACTTCACGGTGCTGGACGGCATGCTCAAGCAAGCGCGCGCCCACGACATCCGCGTGGTGTTGCTGTGGTTCGGCGCCTGGAAGAACTCGATGTCCACCTATGTGCCGCCCTGGGTCAAGCAGGACAACGCGCGCTTTCCCCGCGCACGCAGCAAGACCGGCGCACCGCAAGACATCCTGACACCGTTCGGCACCGCCACCCTGGCGGCCGACCGGGCGGCATTCGCCGCGCTGCTGCGCCACCTGCGCCAGGTCGATACGCAGCGCACCGTGCTGATGGTACAGGTCGAGAACGAGATCGGCATGCTGCCGGACGCGCGCGACCATGGCGTGCTGGCCGATGCCGCGCTGCGCGCAGCGGTGCCGACGGCGTTGCTGCGCTACCTGCAGGCCCATCGCGCCACGCTCCATCCCCACGTGCGCGGCCTGTGGGAAGGGCAGGGCGCGCGCCAGGGCGGCACCTGGCGCGAGGTGTTCGGCACCTCCATCGAGGCCGAGGAGGTATTCCAGGCCTGGCACTACGCCAGCTTCGCCAATGCGCTGGCGGCCGCCGGCAAGGCCGAGTATCCGCTGCCGATGTTCGTCAACGTGGCGCTGAACCGGCCCGGCAAGAAGCCTGGCGAGTATCCCAGCGCGGGACCGCTGCCGCACCTGTTCGACGTGTGGAAGGCGGCCGGGCCGGCCATCGACATTCTCGCCATCGACACCTACTTCGCCAACTTCACGCATTGGGCGCGCCAGTTCAAGCGGCCGGACAATCCGCTGTTCGTGCCGGAGGCCAACCGCGCCGGCCGCGCCGACCTGGGTGCCAACGCGTTCTGGGCCATCGGCGAGCTCGATGCGATCGGCTTTTCCCCGTTCGCCATCGAGAACATCCGCGACGCCGGGGCGGACGTGCTGCCGGGCGCCTACGCACTGCTGCGGCAACTGGCGCCGCACATCCTGGCGGCGCAAGGGCAGGGGCGCATGCGCGGCTTTCGTCCCGACGTATCGTACGACGGCGTGGTCGACACCGGCAATGCGCAGGCGGCGCTGGGCGGCTACCTGCTGGACGTCAGCTTCGCCAATCAGTGGGGCAAGACCGAAAGCGCGGACTACGACACGCGCGGCGGCCTGGTCATCCAGACCTCGGCCGACGAGTTCCTGGTGGCGGGGCGCGGCATCACCGTCACGTTCAGGAGCCCGGCCACACCGGCCGAGGGCGTCGGCATCCTGCAGGCCACGGAAGGCGGCTTCGTCGCCGGGCGCTGGCAACCGGGGCGCTGGCTGAACGGCGACGAGACGCACCAGGGACGGCATATCCGGCTGCCGGGTGATGCGTTTACCGTACAGAAGGTCCGGCTCTACAAGTTCCGTTGA
- a CDS encoding TonB-dependent receptor, producing MLQNHREGGPRARRRRARVVFGLTVMAGLITQAHGQETTTSGSSAGAEDNATNALQTVQVTGYRNSLLSSAKDKKEAVGFQDSINAEDFGKFPDKNIAESLSRVPGVQVGRDVTGEGMTIQIRGLGSSFTKILLNNAPVAVASSGPIDGANTNREVDLDLLPTDLFTKLTVSKSPTAGMIEGGAAGVVNLRSARPFDKEGRQLSASLTGTKQQIADKAGLRGSLLASQTWDGKFGILGGVSFSRQQARTRGFETVGWTNPNLTAAQSNSPARNATGGGNWTIPATVPVNAGNGLVAGSVIDQAFLLSHNPGLTIDQIDHAIVPRLGRAMEYYGTRDKISTVFAAEYRPGENLRFYLDTMYSKKDDDMQRNAYTWAVRNNASIPLEMQVDRGDCANGCVVTSGTYANALNFIEFGPRRDKVDLLGINPGMEWQIAPKLALDAQANWNRSRFTHMAPTVMPITAPNSGNTISYTNDGGVPAIVSSLDLNDPASYQWTGGRVNIQNELRETQTKGIRANLAWGDKALTIKGGFAWDDIDRTIRAQDNSAAWQAAVCGNNPSVFLQGPNGAPPCNGASTPGASAAALYPGYGTGYTAGQNAPLSYQGSLIPTAALPGYLVPGPYGRLALDWGRFRQDSNFDYYNGSAPDAGASSTGASAGYIREKSKALYLEASGESTLAGYALRWDAGVRYIRTNQQVGSLNSQPDPRNANLPLNGSKYPNINQWVYRASDYSNTLPSATLAADLRKDVVLRAAASRSMTRVDPNALRPGINFSSVSADVGTMGNPELQPYLSDNIDLGLDWYTGREGYVSLTLFQKRINGFTVNENITMPFSALAPYGINYNTLIPTQQLAIDSRGGPDNATVVMTRPRNADGILRIRGLELGWVQPLDKWLPWRGFGFNETLTLINQRASGEGSSGFIALGVPKKTNNFGIYYENHGYMLRFMHTYSQGSQVASANQSGITAAALYGDDYKQLDFSSSFELDQIFDRDGLPVLTFDIVNLNRAKRRGYFQFANATMSQYDPGRTFALGLRMKF from the coding sequence ATGTTGCAGAACCATCGAGAGGGCGGCCCGCGCGCCCGCCGCCGGCGCGCGCGCGTCGTATTCGGCCTGACCGTGATGGCCGGCCTGATCACCCAGGCCCATGGCCAGGAAACGACCACCTCCGGCTCTTCCGCGGGGGCTGAAGATAACGCTACCAATGCGCTGCAGACGGTCCAGGTCACCGGCTACCGCAACAGCCTGCTGTCGTCGGCCAAGGACAAGAAGGAGGCCGTCGGCTTCCAGGACTCCATCAATGCCGAGGACTTCGGCAAGTTCCCCGACAAGAACATCGCCGAATCGCTCAGCCGCGTGCCGGGCGTGCAGGTCGGCCGGGACGTGACGGGCGAGGGCATGACGATCCAGATCCGCGGCCTCGGTTCCAGCTTTACCAAGATCCTGTTGAACAATGCGCCGGTGGCCGTCGCCTCGTCCGGCCCCATCGACGGGGCCAACACCAACCGCGAAGTGGACCTGGACCTGCTGCCGACCGACCTGTTCACCAAGCTCACCGTCAGCAAGAGCCCGACGGCCGGCATGATCGAGGGCGGCGCGGCCGGCGTCGTCAACCTGCGCAGCGCGCGCCCGTTCGACAAGGAAGGACGCCAGCTCTCGGCCAGCCTGACCGGCACCAAGCAGCAGATCGCCGACAAGGCCGGCCTGCGCGGCTCGCTGCTGGCCAGCCAGACGTGGGACGGCAAATTCGGCATCCTGGGCGGCGTGTCGTTCTCGCGCCAGCAGGCGCGCACGCGTGGCTTCGAGACCGTGGGCTGGACCAACCCGAACCTGACGGCGGCGCAAAGCAATTCGCCGGCCCGCAACGCCACGGGCGGCGGCAACTGGACGATCCCCGCCACCGTGCCGGTCAACGCCGGCAATGGCCTGGTCGCAGGCAGCGTGATCGACCAGGCCTTCCTGCTGTCGCATAACCCTGGCCTGACGATCGACCAGATCGACCACGCCATCGTGCCGCGCCTGGGTCGCGCGATGGAGTACTACGGCACGCGCGACAAGATCTCGACGGTGTTCGCGGCCGAGTACCGCCCTGGCGAGAACCTGCGCTTCTACCTGGACACCATGTACAGCAAGAAGGACGACGACATGCAGCGCAATGCCTACACCTGGGCCGTGCGCAACAACGCCTCGATCCCGCTCGAAATGCAGGTGGACCGCGGCGACTGCGCCAACGGCTGCGTGGTCACGTCCGGCACGTACGCCAATGCGCTCAACTTCATCGAATTCGGCCCGCGCCGCGACAAGGTGGACCTGCTCGGCATCAATCCCGGCATGGAATGGCAGATCGCGCCGAAGCTGGCGCTGGATGCGCAGGCCAACTGGAACCGCAGCCGCTTCACGCACATGGCGCCCACCGTGATGCCGATCACGGCGCCGAACAGCGGCAACACGATCAGCTACACCAACGACGGCGGCGTGCCGGCCATCGTCTCCAGCCTCGACCTGAACGATCCGGCCAGCTACCAATGGACGGGCGGGCGGGTCAACATCCAGAACGAGCTGCGCGAAACCCAGACCAAGGGCATCCGCGCCAACCTGGCCTGGGGCGACAAGGCGCTGACGATCAAGGGCGGCTTCGCCTGGGACGACATCGACCGCACCATCCGCGCGCAGGACAACTCGGCCGCCTGGCAGGCCGCCGTCTGCGGCAACAACCCCAGCGTGTTCCTGCAGGGCCCGAACGGGGCGCCGCCGTGCAACGGCGCCAGCACCCCGGGCGCCAGCGCAGCCGCGCTGTATCCCGGCTACGGCACCGGCTACACGGCCGGCCAGAATGCGCCGCTCAGTTATCAGGGCTCGCTGATCCCCACGGCGGCGCTGCCGGGCTACCTGGTGCCGGGTCCGTACGGCCGGCTGGCGCTGGACTGGGGCCGCTTCCGCCAGGATTCGAACTTCGACTACTACAACGGCAGCGCGCCCGACGCGGGCGCCTCGTCCACCGGGGCCAGCGCCGGCTACATCCGCGAGAAGTCGAAAGCGCTCTACCTGGAAGCCAGCGGCGAGTCCACGCTGGCGGGCTACGCGCTGCGCTGGGACGCCGGCGTGCGCTACATCCGCACCAACCAGCAGGTGGGGTCGCTGAACTCGCAGCCCGACCCGCGCAACGCCAACCTGCCCCTCAACGGCAGCAAGTACCCGAACATCAACCAATGGGTGTACCGCGCATCCGACTACAGCAACACGCTGCCCTCGGCGACGCTGGCCGCGGACCTGCGCAAGGACGTGGTGCTGCGCGCCGCCGCCTCGCGCAGCATGACGCGGGTGGATCCGAACGCGCTGCGCCCCGGCATCAATTTCTCGTCCGTGTCGGCCGACGTCGGCACGATGGGCAACCCCGAGCTGCAGCCCTACCTGTCCGACAATATCGACCTGGGCCTGGACTGGTACACGGGACGGGAAGGCTACGTCTCGCTGACCTTGTTCCAGAAGCGCATCAACGGCTTCACGGTCAACGAGAACATCACGATGCCGTTCTCCGCCTTGGCGCCGTACGGCATCAACTACAACACCCTGATTCCCACGCAGCAGCTGGCGATCGACTCACGCGGCGGCCCGGACAACGCCACTGTCGTCATGACGCGGCCGCGCAACGCGGACGGTATCCTGCGCATCCGCGGCCTGGAGCTGGGCTGGGTACAGCCGCTCGATAAATGGCTGCCGTGGCGCGGCTTCGGCTTCAACGAGACGCTCACCCTGATCAACCAGCGCGCCAGCGGCGAGGGCAGCAGCGGCTTCATCGCGCTGGGCGTGCCGAAGAAGACCAACAACTTCGGCATCTACTACGAAAATCACGGTTACATGCTGCGTTTCATGCACACCTATTCGCAGGGCAGTCAGGTGGCGAGCGCAAACCAGAGCGGCATCACGGCCGCCGCGTTGTACGGCGACGACTACAAGCAGCTCGACTTCTCGTCCAGCTTCGAACTGGACCAGATCTTCGACCGCGACGGCCTGCCCGTGCTGACGTTCGACATCGTCAACCTGAACCGGGCCAAGCGGCGTGGCTACTTCCAGTTCGCCAACGCGACGATGTCGCAGTACGACCCGGGCCGCACCTTTGCGCTGGGCTTGCGGATGAAGTTCTGA
- a CDS encoding cupin domain-containing protein: MSGFSINLEQKTLANTAFRNVLYTTERSQLVVMALQPGDEIGEERHEGHDQFIRVESGHGVAILDGEEHKLEDGVAVVIPAGTTHNVINTSQDELLHLYTLYTPPEHPDGAIHLTKAEADEYEAQHGH, translated from the coding sequence ATGTCCGGTTTCAGCATCAATCTCGAACAAAAAACCTTGGCCAATACGGCGTTCCGCAACGTCCTCTACACCACCGAGCGCAGCCAGCTGGTCGTCATGGCGCTGCAGCCGGGCGACGAAATCGGCGAGGAGCGGCACGAAGGCCACGACCAGTTCATCCGCGTGGAATCCGGCCACGGGGTGGCGATCCTGGATGGCGAGGAGCACAAGCTGGAGGACGGCGTCGCCGTCGTCATCCCGGCCGGCACCACCCACAACGTCATCAACACCTCGCAGGACGAGCTGCTGCACCTGTACACCCTGTACACGCCGCCCGAGCATCCGGACGGCGCGATCCACCTGACCAAGGCCGAGGCGGACGAGTACGAAGCGCAGCACGGCCACTGA
- a CDS encoding alpha/beta hydrolase, translating to MTTTRTINTVTARDGTLIRYTDWGDGPAVVFSHGWPLQGDAWEDQMMFLAEHGYRVIAHDRRGHGLSSKPWHGNDMNTYADDLATLLDALDIRSAMLVGHSTGGGEVARYIGRHGTGRVTRAVLVGAVTPRMLKGPDNPEGVPMEVFDAIRAGVQADRAQYFKDLTVPFYGYNRAGAKESAGVRETFWLQGMQCSIRSAYACIKQFSETDFSEDLQKMTIPTLVVHGDDDQIVPLAATGRRAVELLPQGRLVVYEGAPHGLPTTHKDKLNAELLAFLKS from the coding sequence ATGACGACCACCCGCACCATCAATACCGTCACCGCGCGCGACGGCACGCTGATCCGCTACACCGACTGGGGCGACGGCCCCGCCGTCGTCTTCAGCCACGGCTGGCCGCTGCAGGGCGACGCCTGGGAAGACCAGATGATGTTCCTGGCCGAGCACGGCTACCGCGTGATCGCGCACGACCGCCGCGGCCACGGCCTGTCGAGCAAACCCTGGCACGGCAACGACATGAACACCTACGCCGACGACCTGGCCACCCTGCTGGACGCGCTGGACATCAGGAGCGCGATGCTGGTGGGTCACTCCACGGGCGGCGGCGAGGTCGCGCGCTACATCGGCCGCCACGGCACCGGGCGCGTCACGCGTGCCGTGCTGGTGGGCGCCGTCACGCCGCGCATGCTGAAGGGCCCGGACAATCCGGAAGGCGTGCCGATGGAAGTCTTCGACGCCATCCGCGCCGGCGTGCAGGCCGACCGCGCCCAGTACTTCAAGGACCTGACGGTACCGTTCTACGGTTATAACCGCGCCGGCGCCAAGGAATCGGCCGGCGTGCGCGAGACCTTCTGGCTGCAGGGCATGCAATGCAGCATCCGCAGCGCCTACGCCTGCATCAAGCAGTTCTCGGAAACGGATTTTTCTGAAGACCTGCAGAAGATGACGATCCCGACCCTGGTCGTGCACGGCGACGACGACCAGATCGTGCCGCTGGCCGCCACCGGCCGCCGCGCGGTCGAGCTGCTGCCGCAGGGCCGCCTGGTCGTCTACGAAGGCGCCCCGCACGGCCTGCCGACCACCCACAAGGACAAACTGAACGCCGAGCTGCTGGCCTTCCTGAAGTCCTGA
- a CDS encoding YoaK family protein: MIARPSDLFLAISLATLAGYVDTAGFVGLFGLFTAHVTGNFVLIGTELGHPGEGVLLLKFLAFPAFAAGVIGARLLANACERRGVSAIRPLLASQLLLLAAFTAAAIVGSPPLDPGAPVVLAAGMLGAAAMGIHNAAGKLVFGRIAPTTVMTGNVTELLINLTDCLTGHGTAAVRDKLARFGWPMLAFALGCILGGYGFRLAGFWCLLLPLATLAVLMVLSWPAPAAAVPATPTRAG, from the coding sequence ATGATCGCTCGGCCCAGCGACCTCTTCCTCGCCATCAGCCTGGCCACCCTGGCCGGCTACGTGGACACCGCCGGCTTTGTCGGCCTGTTCGGCCTGTTTACCGCCCACGTCACGGGCAACTTCGTCCTGATCGGCACGGAGCTGGGCCATCCCGGCGAAGGCGTGCTGCTGCTCAAATTCCTCGCGTTTCCAGCATTCGCGGCGGGCGTGATCGGCGCCCGGCTGCTGGCCAACGCCTGCGAACGGCGCGGCGTCAGCGCGATCCGGCCGCTCCTCGCGTCCCAGCTGCTGCTGCTGGCCGCGTTCACGGCGGCCGCCATCGTCGGCAGCCCGCCCCTCGACCCCGGCGCGCCCGTCGTGCTGGCCGCCGGCATGCTGGGCGCCGCCGCGATGGGCATCCACAACGCGGCCGGCAAGCTGGTGTTCGGCCGCATCGCACCGACCACGGTCATGACGGGCAACGTGACGGAGCTGTTGATCAACCTGACCGACTGCCTGACGGGCCACGGCACCGCGGCCGTGCGCGACAAGCTGGCGCGCTTCGGCTGGCCCATGCTGGCGTTCGCGCTGGGCTGCATCCTGGGGGGCTACGGCTTCCGCCTGGCCGGCTTCTGGTGCCTCTTACTGCCGCTTGCGACGCTGGCGGTGCTGATGGTGCTGTCCTGGCCGGCCCCCGCGGCCGCCGTGCCGGCGACGCCGACGCGCGCCGGCTGA
- a CDS encoding TMEM175 family protein, giving the protein MGKSRLEAFSDGVIAIIITIMVLELKVPHGVTVDALLPLGPVLLSYVLSFVYVGIYWNNHHHLLHAVQGVGGGVLWANLHLLFWLSLIPFVTGWMGENHFATLPVAAYGLILFMCSIAYMLLVRFLTRHQRENRALAEAIGSDGKGRLSTVLYAAGIALAFVHPWLGFAVYIGVALLWFIPDRRIEKRLA; this is encoded by the coding sequence GTGGGCAAAAGCAGACTGGAAGCATTCAGCGACGGCGTCATCGCCATCATCATCACGATCATGGTATTGGAGCTGAAGGTGCCGCACGGCGTCACTGTGGATGCGCTGCTGCCGCTGGGGCCCGTGCTGCTCAGCTATGTGCTGAGCTTCGTCTACGTCGGCATCTACTGGAACAACCATCACCATCTGCTGCACGCGGTGCAGGGCGTCGGCGGCGGCGTGCTGTGGGCCAACCTGCACCTGCTGTTCTGGCTGTCGCTGATCCCCTTCGTCACGGGCTGGATGGGCGAGAACCACTTCGCCACCTTGCCGGTCGCGGCCTACGGCTTGATCCTGTTCATGTGCTCCATCGCCTACATGCTGCTGGTGCGCTTCCTGACGCGTCACCAGCGCGAGAACCGTGCCTTGGCCGAGGCGATCGGCTCGGACGGCAAGGGTCGGCTGTCCACCGTGCTGTACGCGGCCGGCATCGCGCTGGCCTTCGTGCATCCGTGGCTGGGCTTCGCGGTGTACATCGGCGTCGCGCTGCTGTGGTTCATTCCGGACCGGCGCATCGAGAAGCGCCTGGCCTGA
- a CDS encoding AMP-binding protein: MNQLAHLPAIAIVAIAPTVPRPRAAATRWVRARPVPLALLGNGCRAARAHGPATVPPCGVHRLFEAHAAHNPAAIAIRTDDGNWTYGRLNAAANALARRLRRHGVRPGDTVATVLERSARLVAAALAIVKCGATHVPLDPAAPLSWQAHVLADSGASAVLADAIRLPGLAAGPVALAINGARRTDADGNLRVEAPVGTPACLLYPAANSGKLLGHGLPHATLARLAARNGYADFGAADCVAFAGGSPADVAGLELWGPLLAGGSLAILPEGVDDQGLAVALHRHGVTVLFIATSRFDACACTIPATLADLRVLLPVGPRPEMASFHAVLDRETEVDIRHCYGASAALACALAHRVRRAHDTRQYN, encoded by the coding sequence ATGAACCAGCTCGCCCACCTTCCCGCCATTGCCATTGTCGCCATCGCCCCGACGGTGCCGCGCCCGCGCGCCGCCGCGACGCGCTGGGTACGGGCCCGGCCCGTGCCGCTGGCGTTGCTGGGCAATGGCTGCCGCGCCGCTCGGGCTCACGGGCCGGCGACGGTTCCGCCATGCGGCGTGCACCGGCTGTTCGAGGCGCATGCGGCGCACAATCCGGCCGCGATCGCGATCCGCACCGACGACGGCAACTGGACCTATGGCCGGCTGAACGCGGCGGCCAACGCGCTGGCGCGGCGGCTGCGCCGGCATGGCGTGCGCCCCGGCGATACGGTGGCGACGGTGCTGGAGCGCTCGGCGCGGCTGGTGGCCGCCGCGCTGGCCATCGTGAAGTGCGGCGCCACCCACGTGCCGCTCGACCCGGCCGCACCGCTGTCCTGGCAGGCGCACGTGCTGGCCGACAGCGGCGCCAGCGCCGTGCTGGCCGACGCCATCCGGCTGCCCGGCCTGGCGGCCGGTCCGGTCGCGCTGGCGATCAATGGCGCGCGCCGCACCGATGCCGATGGCAACCTGCGGGTCGAGGCACCCGTCGGCACGCCGGCATGCCTGCTGTATCCGGCTGCGAACAGCGGCAAGTTGCTGGGTCACGGCCTGCCGCATGCCACCCTGGCGCGGTTGGCAGCACGCAACGGCTATGCCGATTTCGGCGCGGCCGACTGCGTCGCCTTTGCCGGCGGCAGCCCGGCGGACGTGGCGGGACTGGAGCTGTGGGGGCCGCTGCTGGCGGGTGGCAGCCTTGCGATCCTGCCCGAGGGGGTGGACGACCAGGGGCTGGCGGTGGCGCTGCACCGCCATGGGGTCACGGTGCTGTTCATCGCCACATCCCGCTTCGACGCTTGCGCCTGCACGATCCCGGCCACGCTGGCGGACCTGCGCGTGCTGCTGCCGGTGGGGCCGCGGCCCGAGATGGCGTCGTTCCATGCGGTGCTGGACCGCGAGACCGAGGTGGATATCCGCCACTGCTACGGCGCCAGCGCGGCGCTGGCGTGCGCGCTGGCGCACCGGGTGCGGCGCGCGCACGATACGCGGCAGTACAACTGA
- a CDS encoding TonB family protein: MKNILFLAGALLATSAGATGTDAAGHAMTRDLNVCGLPAWPPAALARGAEGKTTVAVQVDSGGRVTASRVDVSSGHEDLDQAALAGIARCRFHGLAAAAATPTQWRPMQYVWYLPERPAAPNAELIAAVRAAAETGAAAAQMELGWWYQAGKLGNVDLAQAEEWYRRAAETGDAAAQVRLAGFYLQTVQPPRPDDARHWLRQAAQAGSAEAQTWLAWMADTGVGGTRDDEEALYWMTQAAASGKAEFQARLGNRLLQRADNDADRVRAIELLERAAQQDHAMASFFLARSHEQGIGMPRDEARAATLYRAALGRSNGRAEYQLAAMLEEGRGGPAYPAAAAPLYRQAMQASFPPAFGRYARLLEAGSGVARDETRAVEIYLQAADMGDCEAMRALGRLYQQRGAKDAYEWIGRALFCASREGGR; this comes from the coding sequence ATGAAAAACATCCTCTTCCTGGCTGGCGCACTGCTGGCAACCTCGGCGGGCGCCACCGGCACGGACGCGGCCGGCCACGCCATGACGCGCGACCTGAACGTCTGCGGCCTGCCCGCCTGGCCCCCTGCCGCGCTGGCACGTGGCGCCGAAGGCAAGACGACGGTGGCAGTGCAGGTCGACAGCGGCGGGCGCGTCACCGCCAGCCGCGTCGACGTCTCCAGCGGCCACGAGGACCTGGACCAGGCCGCGCTGGCCGGCATCGCGCGCTGCCGCTTCCATGGACTCGCCGCCGCGGCCGCCACGCCGACGCAGTGGCGCCCCATGCAGTACGTGTGGTACCTGCCGGAGCGGCCGGCGGCACCGAACGCCGAGCTGATTGCCGCCGTGCGCGCGGCCGCCGAGACGGGCGCCGCCGCCGCGCAGATGGAACTGGGGTGGTGGTACCAGGCCGGCAAGCTGGGCAACGTGGACCTGGCGCAGGCGGAAGAATGGTATCGCCGCGCCGCCGAGACGGGGGATGCCGCGGCCCAGGTGCGCCTGGCCGGGTTCTACCTGCAAACGGTGCAGCCGCCCCGGCCGGACGATGCCCGCCACTGGCTGCGCCAGGCCGCGCAGGCCGGCAGCGCCGAGGCGCAGACGTGGCTGGCCTGGATGGCCGACACGGGTGTGGGCGGCACGCGCGACGACGAGGAAGCGCTGTACTGGATGACGCAGGCTGCCGCCAGCGGCAAGGCGGAGTTCCAGGCGCGGCTCGGCAACCGGCTGCTGCAGCGTGCCGACAACGACGCGGACCGCGTCCGCGCCATCGAATTGCTGGAACGGGCGGCGCAGCAGGACCATGCGATGGCCAGCTTCTTCCTGGCGCGCAGCCACGAACAGGGCATCGGCATGCCGCGCGACGAGGCGCGGGCCGCCACGCTGTACCGCGCGGCGCTGGGCCGCAGCAACGGCCGCGCCGAATACCAGCTTGCGGCGATGCTGGAGGAAGGCCGCGGCGGACCGGCCTATCCGGCTGCCGCCGCGCCCTTGTACCGGCAGGCGATGCAGGCATCCTTTCCGCCGGCGTTCGGGCGCTATGCGCGGCTGCTGGAGGCGGGCAGCGGCGTCGCTCGCGACGAGACCCGGGCCGTCGAGATCTACCTGCAGGCGGCCGACATGGGCGACTGCGAGGCGATGCGCGCGCTGGGCCGGCTGTACCAGCAGCGTGGTGCCAAGGATGCCTACGAATGGATCGGCCGCGCGCTCTTCTGCGCGAGCCGTGAAGGTGGCAGGTGA